ACATACTAGTATATAATACAAGGATAGAATGTCTTTATTATAGCCAATAAAACAGCACAATTGATCGCAAAAGGGACAGTGACACTTCAGCATCTCACCTTAAATAAGATTAATGGTGAATGAGACATAAGGATGAGCATCTGCTTCGCCTGCACCAAGGCCAACCACTCCTCCCTCGTCCTCAGTTTTCCAGAACGTGCTACAGTAACACAGAAGATAATGATGAAACAGAAGAATTCTTCAGTTGAGTAGTTTAATGATATCTGAGCTCAAAAGGAATTGTTTGGTTTTGTTAAACAGAAACAATGCATCTGCTTCGGATGCATTGGTGACAATCCACAAATTCATGAGGCGACAGAGCATAAATCTACTCTGGAAAATAATCATCCTAGAAAACTAGACAGCTTCAGCAAAATCTAGTTGGAGTTACGGTCCAACATGGTCACAGGCTTTGGGTTTTTTGTCCAAAAAAATAGTCCATAGAAGTTTCATGAGAAGTAGGAAGAACTAAAAAGTAAATCAAAAGTGTATTACCTGTTTGAATTGCTACACATTCCCTCAAGAATGGAGCGAACTTTCTTCTCACTTTTTACTGGAGGTGACAGTACAACAGACTGAGAAGAAAAGGCGAAAAAGAGATGGTTAGAACAAGGTCCCTACATAGCCATTTGACAAAAAAAGCAACAGAAATGAGAGGCAGTATAACTACCAGAAAAGATGGTGGCAGGCCATATCGGAGAATGCTTTCACTAAATACTCTTACTGCACAGAAGTGCATCCAGGAACTAAAAACCTGCAATAGAATGAAGCATGTGAAAATTATAATGGATCAAAGTTAACTTAAGTTGCAATATAAgaaaccatatctaataatgcaGACAATTTTCTATTGTTTCCATCTAAGTCATTGAAACTTGGAGAACATAATTCACATATCGCCACACATATACATCTGAGGAAACTAATTTCAGAAAATTAAAGAAGGGGGAATAAGGACCTCTCCATAGCTAGTATAGCACCATTGCAAAAGGGAGCTTCTCATTGTCTCCTGGTCTTGCATCAGTTTTTCAAGCTCCTGCTTCCGACTGTCTTGGGTCTCGGGATTATATTCAAAATCACGAACCTATATCAATTATTAGTGAATGACAAAAGAACATATTAGTGGCGTGTCTTATAAAAGATACAACTCTGGAAAACtactaattttaacataaacTTGTACAATAGTTGCAAGGTATACTATAAAACAATTAGGGAAGATCAATCAAATAGTAAAAGAAATGAGGTTTACCGTTACTTACCTGAAAATTTCTTTCACGTGCCTTCgttttaaaattatcaacatcACGACTGAATAATGTCACAGTGTAAAGAGCATATTCATTATCCTCATGTAGCTTCTTCGAAGATCTGGGCACCTAATCAAAAAGTTTGATCAAGAAATAGTATTTTCCAAATCAGAACTGAATGTATATATTTAAGGCAACTAAGATAAGCTGTTAAATGCAAACAAGCGCATTTTATGTTTGAACAGATGCTTCTTTATTCCACTGCACTTAGTCTATACAATCAGTAATGAAAAAAAAGGTCAGATAGGCATTCTATCTACTGCAGTCTAGATGAATAATGAGAAAATCTCCCATCTAGTAACTAGAGTGATTACCACATATGATGTAAGAGACTCGTAGCTTGACAACCAGTCTTTCTGAGAATACTTTGAAACAACTGCAAGAAGGGTAGTCAAGTGTTCCGAACTaacaacatcttctggtttTACTAAATTTGAGAGATCGCGAACAGCTAAGCTGCATTCAGGAATCATTTGAGACAGTGAGTTAGAATACACTCATACTTGAATAAAGTAATGCTTTAGAATGCTATTATCACCAAGAAACTTTAACATGTTCCCACAAACTGCATGCAAGCAACTGTGTGTGTGTGCTGGCATGATTGTTCTTGTGCGTAAGAGAGACAGAGAAGACCATTCTCGTTGCTAGCAAATTGCTAACACATGAACACCAATCCTCCAACCACAAAGTTCCATCTTTAACAATATTATCTAATGATAATTCTGGAAGCAgtatttttcttcaaaaaatcTAGACTGAGTCTTCAAAGGTAGAAAAATCTAAAATACCTAGTGTATTGTTCCATGATTTCCATCTGATAAGCATTGAGGGTATTTCCCAAAAAAGTATAAGGGAAACCTCACTGATAGACTTCTAGATTTCAAAACATTTCAAGACTCGAGTGATTTGTTAAAGATAGAAGGTATTCAGAAGAACACCTACCAGAAGTCAATTATGAAGACTGAATTACTAGCATGTAGATAATACATAGAATATAAAATAACTGAATTCATTTTGCCCCTTTTTGAGAATTGTAATTGGATGTGGATTTATTTCGGAATATAAAGGATTTATACCAAAGAACTACAGCCATAGCTTGTGAAGCCACTACAGCTCAAAGAAGATATTGCATATTCTGTATAAGTTATATTATAGACTTATAGTCCTCAACCAGGTGCATTTCATAAATGGTTCTTCAATACACCAAAGG
This genomic interval from Salvia splendens isolate huo1 chromosome 13, SspV2, whole genome shotgun sequence contains the following:
- the LOC121761095 gene encoding V-type proton ATPase subunit C-like; its protein translation is MATRYWVASLPVGQGGSASSVWTRLQESISKQAFDTSLYRFNIPNLRVGTLDLLLSLSDDLSKASNFIEGVSHKIRRQIEELERVSGVVSSSLTVDGVPVDSYLTRFVWDEAKYPTMSPLKEIVDGIHVQIAKIEDDLKVRVAEYSNVRSQLNAINRKQAGSLAVRDLSNLVKPEDVVSSEHLTTLLAVVSKYSQKDWLSSYESLTSYVVPRSSKKLHEDNEYALYTVTLFSRDVDNFKTKARERNFQVRDFEYNPETQDSRKQELEKLMQDQETMRSSLLQWCYTSYGEVFSSWMHFCAVRVFSESILRYGLPPSFLSVVLSPPVKSEKKVRSILEGMCSNSNSTFWKTEDEGGVVGLGAGEADAHPYVSFTINLI